The following proteins come from a genomic window of Kwoniella bestiolae CBS 10118 chromosome 3, complete sequence:
- a CDS encoding 1-aminocyclopropane-1-carboxylate deaminase, whose product MSEQPKYIEKLRSIPKENFLFGPSPISHLPGLTKHLGGKVNIYAKREDCNSGLAYGGNKVRKLEYLVADAKSKGCDTLVSVGGVQSNHTRAVTATAVASGLKAVTVQEKWVPIDPPLYSETGNILLSRLMGGDVRLNQETFDIGHKAATEAAFKDVQDKGGKPYYIPAGASDHPLGGLGFVNMIVEVAEQEKALGIFFDTVVVCSVTGSSHAGTIVGAVAEGRKRKVIGIDASGKPAQTKAQVHRIASNTAKLLDEDLEIKEEDVILDERFHAGIYGIPDDETIKAMRLGANTDAFITDPVYEGKSLAGMIKLIEEGSIKEGSNVLYIHLGGQPALNAYSSYFPHD is encoded by the exons ATGTCCGAACAACCCAAATACATCGAGAAACTACGATCCATCCCTAAAGAGAACTTCCTC TTCGGACCGTCGCCCATCTCGCATTTACCAGGTCTGACCAAACACCTCGGTGGGAAAGTCAACATCTACGCAAAGAGGGAGGACTGTAATTCCGGATTGGCATATGGTGGGAACAAGGtcaggaag CTTGAATACCTCGTAGCGGATGCCAAGTCCAAGGGATGTGATACTCTAGTATCTGTGGGAGGGGTCCAGTCCAACCATACTAGAGCTGTCACGGCTACAGCTGTTGCATCGGGCttgaagg CCGTCACCGTCCAAGAGAAATGGGTACCCATCGATCCACCCCTCTACTCTGAGACTGGGAACATCCTCTtatcgaggttgatgggtGGGGATGTCAGGTTAAATCAGGAGACTTTTGATATTGGTCATAAAGCTGCGACGGAGGCTGCTTTCAAGGATGTGCAAGATAAGGGTGGGAAGCCATA CTACATCCCAGCTGGTGCTTCGGACCATCCCCTCGGTGGACTAGGATTCGTCAACATGATAGTCGAAGTTGCCGAACAGGAGAAAGCCTTGGGGATCTTCTTCGACACCGTCGTAGTCTGCAGTGTCACCGGATCATCCCATGCTGGAACCATCGTAGGAGCAGTCGCTGAAGGTagaaagagaaaggtcaTCGGTATAGACGCTTCTGGTAAACCCGCTCAAACCAAGGCTCAGGTCCACAGGATCGCCAGTAATACTGCTAAGCTTTTGGATGAAGACTtggagatcaaagaggaagatgtgaTTCTTGATGAGAGGTTCCATGCGGGTATTTATGGGATACCTGATGATGAGACTATCAAAGCTATGAGGC TCGGAGCCAACACAGATGCATTCATCACTGATCCAGTGTACGAAGGGAAATCCCTCGCGgggatgatcaagttgatAGAAGAGGGAAGTATCAAGGAAGGGTCCAACGTCTTGTATATCCATTTGGGTGGCCAACCTGCTTTGAACGCTTATTCTTCGTATTTCCCCCATGACTAG